Proteins from a genomic interval of Symmachiella macrocystis:
- a CDS encoding GntR family transcriptional regulator: MTTDNPSGRAPSLKNVAYGQLKQLILEGGVEPGAVLSVRQLADQLKMSKTPVQAALERMEAEDLVTFAPQQGVLVRHVSIEDIANHFEIRTALESFIVERLAGGLTDEQIQRLKANLTAQHELAQSGDVLGCVKNDTEFHLLLCEFHGNQEFAKVMHRLRDRVFQVVFRIVKQFPNRITETYEEHHKIATAIFDGDGELAAQQLVVHLQNGLKQFIPA; encoded by the coding sequence ATGACAACAGACAACCCATCCGGTCGCGCCCCATCCCTTAAAAATGTCGCCTACGGCCAACTGAAACAGTTGATCTTAGAGGGAGGAGTTGAGCCCGGCGCGGTCTTGTCGGTCCGGCAGTTGGCTGACCAGTTGAAGATGAGCAAGACACCCGTCCAAGCCGCTTTGGAACGGATGGAAGCGGAGGATCTGGTCACGTTCGCTCCGCAGCAAGGCGTGCTTGTCCGTCATGTGTCGATTGAGGACATCGCCAACCACTTTGAAATCCGCACGGCGCTGGAATCGTTCATTGTAGAACGTCTAGCCGGTGGTCTCACGGACGAGCAAATCCAGCGTTTGAAGGCCAATTTGACTGCGCAGCATGAACTGGCTCAATCGGGTGACGTGCTGGGCTGCGTCAAAAACGACACGGAGTTTCATTTGCTGCTGTGTGAATTCCATGGGAATCAAGAATTCGCCAAAGTGATGCACCGACTTCGCGACCGTGTCTTTCAGGTGGTCTTTCGCATCGTCAAGCAGTTTCCCAACCGCATTACGGAAACGTATGAGGAACACCACAAGATTGCGACCGCCATCTTCGATGGTGATGGCGAACTCGCCGCTCAGCAGTTGGTTGTCCATTTGCAAAATGGATTGAAGCAGTTTATCCCAGCCTGA
- a CDS encoding LptF/LptG family permease codes for MSTFDRYILRRFWHVFVVSFIAMMGLYIVIDAFNNIDNFFNEGDSGTLGVMGTMARFYLFRSSMFFDTIGGIVSVTAVTVVLSLILRHGELNPVLSAGIPTYRLLFPLLWGMVMVSAIMVINKELIIPRIADELQIEAGKSGDEDEPVEPVWDFATMVQISGDRLFPARNAMTRPDFVLPTPEFVDNPTALSGSEAIFLPADENRPRSGWLIKEAEPSFDKLKLTLKKAGRATITRGSAADEIFIATEIDFDRLYRPNKTVDFISTPELIRRIKSPAYDVLSVRENSLYLHQRFTQPILNILLLFLILPLIVRREARGLVVSMCLSGLMQGVVFGTAQACLWLAGIEVIGPDLAAWGPVIVTGGLATWCWPMLRT; via the coding sequence ATGTCCACATTTGATCGCTACATTTTACGCCGATTTTGGCATGTGTTTGTCGTCAGCTTCATCGCGATGATGGGGTTGTACATCGTGATCGATGCTTTCAACAACATCGATAATTTCTTCAACGAAGGGGACTCAGGAACGCTGGGCGTGATGGGGACCATGGCTCGGTTTTATCTCTTTCGTTCCAGTATGTTTTTCGACACCATCGGGGGAATCGTTTCGGTGACAGCCGTCACCGTGGTTCTGTCTTTGATCTTGCGACATGGTGAATTGAATCCTGTGCTGTCGGCGGGGATTCCCACCTATCGCCTGCTGTTCCCCTTGTTATGGGGCATGGTGATGGTTTCGGCGATCATGGTTATCAATAAGGAACTGATCATTCCACGCATCGCCGATGAGTTACAGATCGAAGCCGGGAAATCGGGTGATGAGGACGAACCAGTGGAACCGGTGTGGGACTTTGCCACGATGGTACAAATCTCGGGGGATCGGCTTTTCCCGGCACGGAATGCGATGACGCGGCCGGACTTTGTGTTGCCGACACCGGAATTCGTCGATAACCCGACCGCTCTGTCCGGCTCTGAAGCGATCTTCCTGCCCGCCGACGAAAACCGCCCGCGCTCCGGTTGGTTGATCAAAGAGGCCGAACCGTCGTTCGACAAATTGAAATTGACACTAAAGAAGGCGGGCCGCGCGACCATCACACGCGGATCCGCGGCCGATGAAATCTTCATCGCCACGGAGATTGATTTTGACCGCCTCTATCGCCCGAATAAAACCGTCGACTTTATCTCCACGCCGGAGCTAATTCGCAGAATCAAAAGTCCGGCCTACGATGTGCTATCGGTCCGCGAAAATAGCCTGTATCTGCATCAACGTTTTACGCAGCCGATCCTCAACATCTTATTGTTGTTCCTGATCTTGCCACTCATTGTTCGCCGCGAAGCGCGTGGACTGGTTGTGAGCATGTGCCTGTCGGGGTTGATGCAAGGCGTCGTTTTTGGAACCGCCCAGGCCTGTTTGTGGTTGGCCGGCATCGAGGTCATTGGACCGGATCTGGCTGCCTGGGGCCCCGTCATCGTCACCGGCGGTCTCGCCACTTGGTGCTGGCCGATGCTCCGCACCTAA